In the genome of Cryptosporangium aurantiacum, the window GCGATTGGTGCGAGGAGGAGCATCTATTCATGACACGTGATCCTGCTCACTTGTTGCCGTCGGCGGAGCCGGTTGCGCTGATCGACCCGCGGGGACACGCGACCGGAGGGCTGCCCCCGGCCGCCGATCTCCTCCGTGCCTACGCCGGGCTCGTCCTCGGACGCCGGTTCAACGAGCAGGCCCACGCGCTGGCCCGCCAGGGCCGCCTGGCCGTCTATCCGTCCTCGCACGGGCAGGAGGCCTGCCAGGTCGTGGCCGCGCAGGTGCTCGGCCCCGACGACTGGCTGTTCCCCACCTACCGGGACGCGGTCGCGATGGTCGTCCGCGGCGTCGATCCGATGGCGACGCTGACGCTGTTCCGCGGCGACTGGCACAGCGGCTACGACCCCCACCGGCACCGCGTCGCCCCGCAGACGACGCCGCTGGCCACCCAGCTGGTGCACGCGGTCGGCGTCGGCCACGCCGCGCGGCTGCGGGGGGAGCCGACCGTCGTCCTCGCGCTCTGCGGCGACGGCGCGACCAGCGAGGGTGACTTCGCCGAGGCGCTGAACTTCGCCGCGGTGTTCGGCGCCCCGGTCGTGTTCTTCGTGCAGAACAACCAGTACGCGATCTCGGTGCCGCTGGACCGGCAGTCGGCCGCGCCGTCGCTGGCCCACAAGGGCGTCGGCTACGGGATCCCGTCCGAGCGCGTCGACGGCAACGACGTCGCGGCGCTGCTGACGGTGCTGGGTGCGGCGGTGCGCCGGGCCCGGGACGGCAACGGGCCGCAACTCGTCGAAGCGCACACGTACCGGGTGGCGCCGCACACGAACGCGGACGACCCCGGCCGCTACCGATCGGCCGCCGAGGTCGAGACCTGGGCCGCGCGGGATCCGCTCACCCGGCTGGCGACCTACCTGCGCGCGGCGGGGCTGCTGGACGACGAGGCCCAGGTCCGCTTCGACACCGAGGCCGAGCGCGTCGCGACCGCGCTGCGCACCGCGTCGTCGGAGGCGTCCGCACCGGACCCCGCGCGCCTGTTCGCCCACGTCTACGCCGCGCCGACCCCGCAGCTGGCCGAACAGTCCGCGCTGGTGCTCGACGAGGTCAGCCGGGAGGTGGAGGTCTGATGGAGAAGAGCACGATGGCCGGCGCGATCAACCGGGCACTGCGCGACGCGATGACCGAGGACGACACGGTGGTCGTCTTCGGCGAGGACGTCGGTCCGCTCGGCGGCGTCTTCCGGGTCACCGACGGCCTGAGCGCCACGTTCGGGCCCGAGCGGTGTTTCGACACGCCGCTGGCCGAGTCCGGCATCGTCGGCATGGCGGTCGGCATGGCGATGAACGGCTTCCGGCCGGTCGTCGAGATGCAGTTCGACGCGTTCGCGTACCCCGCGTTCGAGCAGATCGTCAGCCACGTCGCGAAGATGCGGAACCGGACGGCGGGCGCGGTGACGCTGCCGATCGTCATCCGGGTCCCGTACGGCGGCGGGATCGGCGCGGTCGAGCACCACTGCGACTCGTCCGAGGCGTACTACGCGCACACGCCGGGCCTGCACGTGTTCACGCCCGCGACCGCGGCCGACGCCTACGGCCTGCTGCGATCGGCGATCGCCGGGTCCGACCCGGTCGTGTTCCTCGAACCCAAAAAGCTCTATTGGACGAAAGAGGAGCTCGATCCGTCGGTCTCGGCACCACCGCCGGGGCGCGCGGTCGTGCGGCGGTCCGGGACCGACGTCACGCTCGTCGCGTACGGGCCGTCGGTGCCGGTGGCGCTGGACGCCGCCGAGGTCGCCGCCACCGAGGGGCGCAGCATCGAGGTCGTCGACGTGCGGACGCTGGTGCCGTTCGACGATCTCACCGTCTGCGCATCGGTGGAGCGGACCGGCCGCGCGGTGGTGGTCGCCGAGGCGCCGGGGTTCGCGAGCGTCGCGTCGGAGATCGCGGTCCGGGTGTCCGAGCGGTGTTTCTCGGCACTGGCCGCGCCGGTGCGCCGGGTGACCGGACTGGACATCCCGTACCCGCCCCCGGCGTACGAGGCGTTCCACCTGCCGAGCGCCGACCGGATCCTCGATGTCGTCGACGACCTGCAGTGGGAGGACGAGCTGTGAGTTCGACGGTGTCCGAGTTCCGGCTGCCCGACCTCGGTGAGGGGCTGACCGAGGCGGAGATCGTGCGCTGGCTGGTCGCCGAGGGGGACCGGGTGCGGGTCGACCAGCCGGTGGTGGAGGTGGAGACCGCGAAGGCCGTGGTGGAGGTGCCGACGCCGTACGCCGGGACCGTGACCGTGCTGCACGCGGCGGTGGCGCGGACCGTGCGGGTGGGGGAGCCGCTGCTGTCGGTGGCTCGTTCGTCGGGCGAGGAGGGGGAGGGGTCCGGCAGCGTGCTCGTGGGGTACGGCACCGGCGCGACGTCCGGCCCCCGGCGGCACCACCGCCCCCGATCCCGCCGCCCCCGCGGCGCAGGCGGCGCCCCGGCCGCCATCCCAGCGGCCTCAGCCGCCCCAGCGGCCTCACCCGCCACAGCGGCCTCAGCCGCCACAGCGGCCTCAGCCGCCACAGCGGCCTCAGCCGCCCCAGCGGCCTCAGCCGCCCCAGCGGCCTCAGCCGCCCCAGCGGCCTCGGCCGCCCCAGCGGCCTCGGCCGCCTCGGCCGCCCCAGCGGCCTCGGCCGCGGCGGCTCCCGCCGCAGCTTCGGCCATGGCCGGCGGGACGGCGGCGGCGGAGCGGCCTCGGGTGGTGTCGCCGCTGGTGCGGCGGCTCGCGCGGGAGTGGGGCGTCGACGTGCGGACCGTGCGCGGCACCGGCCACGCGGGCTTGATCCTCCGCCGAGACGTCGAACGCGCCGCGGCCGAGGCGCGACTGGCCGCACCCGCACCGCCCACCGAGACGCGGCCCGCCGCGGGTCTGCCTGCGGCGGGTCTGCCTGCGGCGGGTCTGCCTGCGGCGGGTCTGCCTGCGGCGGGCCTGCCTACCGCGGGTCTGCCGGCCGCGGGCGTGCCCGAAGCGGGCTCGCGGGCCGCGGCGGCCGGCTTGACCGGCGCGGCCTCGCGGGCCGTGGCCGCGGGCCCGGGTGAGGAGCGCACGGCGCTGTCGCCGTTCCGGAAGGCCGCGGCGGCGACCTTCACCCGCAGCCGCCGCGAGATCCCCGAGGCGACGATCTGGGTCGACGTGGACGCCACCCCGCTGGTCGCCGCCCGCGAAGCCACCCCGGCCGGCCCCGGCCTGCTGGCGTACCTGGCTCGCTTCACGGTGGCCGCGCTGCACGAGTTCCCGGTGTTCAACAGCCGCTTCGACGCCGACCGGCAGGAGATCGTCCACCTCGACCGGATCGACCTCGGCCTCGCCGTCCAGGGCGACCGTGGCCTGGTGGTGCCCGCGATCGCCGACGCCGGGACGCTCACCACGTCCGCGCTCGACGCCGAGATCCGCCGCGTCGTCGACGCCGCCCGGGCCGGCGCCGCCACCCCGGCGGGCACGTTCACGCTGAACAACTACGGCGTGTTCGACGTCGACGGCAGCGCCGCGATTCTCGTCCCACCGCAGGTGGCGATGCTCGGCATCGGACGGATCATCGACCGGCCCTGGGTCGTCGGCGGCGCGGTCACCGTGCGCAAGGTCGCCCAGCTGTCGCTCGTCTTCGACCACCGGGTCTGCGACGGCGAGACCGCCGCCCGCTTCCTCCGCCGGATCGCCGACGCGATCGAGAACCCCGCCGCCGCGATCGCTCACCTCTGATTCACGCGAAACCGGCCCCTAAGCCGAGCTTAGGAGCCGGTTTCGCGTCAGCGCGGGAAGAGAAGCTCAGAACACCACGACGCCGCGGATGTTTTTGCCCGCGTGCATGTCCTCATAGGCCTGCGCGACCTCGTCGAGGGTGTACTCGCGGGTGATCAGCTCGTCGAGCTTCAGGTCGCCGGTCTGGTAGAGGCGCAGCAGGTTCGGGATGTCGAACCGCGGGTTGGACTCCCCGAACAGCGACCCCTGCAGCCGCTTCTGCAGCAGCGTCAGGTCGCCGAGCGCGATCGGCGCGCCGACCGCGGTGATGTCGCCGAGCCCGGTGAGCACGACCGTGCCCGCCTTCCGGATCGACGCCAGCGCCTCCCCGACGTGGTCCCCGTTGACGACGCCGATCGTCACGATCGTGGCGTCGGCGCCCTGACCGTCGGTGATCGACCGCGCGTAGTCCGCCGCCTCCTCGATCGTCGTGAACGCGTGGGACGCGCCGAACTCCGCGGCGACCTTCTGCTTGAACGGCGCCGGGTCGACGGCGATCACCGCGCGCGCCCCGGCGAACCGGGCACCCTGTAGCGCGTTCGCGCCGATGCCGCCGATGCCCATCACGATCACGACGTCCCCGGGCCGCACGTTCGCCGACCGCACCGCCGAACCCCACCCGGTCGGCACCCCGCAGCCGACCAGCGCCGCGGACTTCAGCGGGATGTCCCGGTCGATCGTGACCACCGAGTCCACCGACGCGGTCGTGTACTCGCTGAACGTCGAGATGCCGCACTGCTGGCCGACCGGCTGCCCGTCCAGGTGCATCCGATAGCTGGTCGGGTCGTCCGCGCGAGCACCGGTGAGCAGTGACGCACCGAGGTTGCACAGGTTCGACAGCCCGCGGGCGCAGAACTCGCACTGACCGCAGGCGGGCAGGAACGAGAACACGACGTGGTCGCCGACCGCGTAACCGGGGGTGTCCGGCCCGACCGCGGTGATCACGCCGGAGCCCTCGTGGCCACCGACGAACGGGTACACGCCGACCGGCACGTCCCCGGTGGCGACGTGGTCGTCGGAGTGGCACAGCCCGGACGCCGCGAGCTTGACCGTGACCTCGCCCTGCCGGGGGTCGTCCAGCTCGACCTCGGCGGTCTCGTACGTACCGGGGGCGCTACGGACAAGGGCGACGCGCGTCGTGATGGGCATGGGTATCCTCCCCGGTCGTGCAAGTCGGCTGAGCCCCGAGTTTGCGGCCGGGACGCAGCCCGGACTTGACCGTCGGCGCACGGAACCGGTGCGCCACCGCCGTGGTCCACCGGCAACAGCGTGAGAGGCTTCCCCGGTGACAGCGACCTCGCCGCCCCGCCGTGGACGTGGCCGGCCCGGCAACGACCAGGCCGCGGTCCTGCGTGCGGCCGTGGACCTGTTCAACCGCAAGGGCTACGACGCAACGAGCATCGGCGACCTCGCGAAGGAGCTCGGCGTCACCAAACCCGCGATCTACCACCACTTCGACAGCAAGGAAGACCTGCTCCGGCTCGCGCTGGACGACGCGCTCGACGAGCTGACCACGGTGGTGTCGAACGCGTCGGCGGGCAGCGGCACCGCCTACGCCCGGTTGCGTGACGTCATCCACCGCTCGGTGGAGGTGCTCGTCGCCCACCAGCCCTCGGTCACGCTGCTGCTGCGGATCCGCGGCAACACCGCTGTGGAGCAGGGCGCGCTGGAACGCCGCCGCTGGCTCGACGACCGCCTGGCCGAGCTGGTCCGCGACGCGGTCGCCGACGGTGCGCTGCGGGACGACGTGCCGCCGGATCTCGTCAGCAGGTTGCTGTTCGGCATGGTGAACTCGCTGGTCGAGTGGTACCGGCCGGAGGGGACGTACGACGCCGCGTCGGTCGCGGACGCGCTGGTCGCGATCGCTTTCGACGGCCTGGCCCGCGGGCAGGCCTGACTACAACCCCGGGATGGGCCGCCCGAGCGACCGGCTCCGGCCGCGGAACTCGGCGAGGACGTCCCCGGGCGTCCCGTCCGGAAACAGCCGGAACACCGTGACGTCGTAGAGCCCGGACCGCCCGCGGCTGGCCCGTTCCACGGCGCGTGCCAGCAACCGATCCCCGGCCCGGCCGGACTCCAGGAACGTCACGTCGAACCCGGCGGCCACCGTGACCTCGCCGTGCGAGTTGCACGCGACCGCGAACGCGGTGTCGGCGAGCGTCGCGATCAGCCCACCGTGGCAGAGGTCCCAGCCGTTCGTCATGTCCGGCCGCACCGTCATCGAGACCTCGGCGGTGCCCGGCCCGACCGCCTCCAGCGTGATCCCGAGCGCGCGGCTCGCGTCGTCCCCGGCGAGCATCAGCTTCGCGCTGCGCCGCGCGACATCCTCGGCGTCAGGCATCGTAATCCACGGTCAGCGCGTCACCGACCGGGAACGACTGGCAGGTCAGCACAAAACCGGCGGCGACCTCGGCCGGCTCCAGCGCGTAGTTGCGCCGCATGTCGGCCGCTCCGTCCCGCACCAGCGCGCGACACGTCCCGCAGACCCCGCCCTTGCACGCGAACGGCAGATCACCGCGGGTGGCCTGGGCGCCGTCGAGGATCGTGGTGTCGCGGGGCACCGGCGCGGTCGCGCGCCGCCCGTCCAGCACGGTCGTGAGTGCGGTGGTCACTCCTGGTGCGGCGGTGGTCCGCCGCGGCTGGGGCGGTGGCTCATCCACATAGAAAAGCTCCACGTGGACGCTGTGCGGCGGCACACCGCACTCGGTGAGCACCGCGCGGGCGTCCTCGATCATCGGGTGCGGTCCGCATAGCCAGACGTGGTCGAACGTCTCGGTCGGCACCACGTCGGTCAGCAACCGCCGGAGCCGGTCGCGGTCCAGGCGCCCGGAGAACAGCTCGACGTCGCGGGGCTCGCGGGAGAGCACGTGGGCGACCTGCAGGCGGGGCCCGTAGCGGTTCTTCAGGTCGCCGAGCTCGTCGGCGAACATCACCGAGCGGCTGGTGCGGTTGCCGTAGAGCAGCGACACGTGCGCGCCGGGGTGGGTGAGGACGGTGGCGGCGATCGAGAGCAGCGGCGTGATGCCGGATCCGGCGGCGATGCACAGGTGACGCTCACCGAGCGCCGGGTCGGCGTCCCACGCGCCGGACGGCGTCTGCACGTCGATCGTCGTGCCGGGCCGGACGTCGTGGACCAGCCAGGACGAGATCAGCCCGCCCGGGATCTCGCGGACACCGATCCGCGGCGCCGCACCGACCGGGGCGCAGATCGAGTACGAGCGGCGCTCCTCCCGTCCGTCGAGGATCCGGCGCAGCGTGAGCGACTGCCCGGCGCGGAACGCGTAGGCCGCGCGGAGCTCGTCGGGGACCGCGAACGTCACCGCGGCCGCGTCGTCGCAGAGGTGTTCGACCGCGGCGACCGTCAGCGTGTGGAACACCGCCGACCGGGCCGGAAGGGTCGCGGGCGCGGTCATCGCTCACAGCTCCTTGACGTGTTCGAACGGCTCCTGGCAGGCCGTGCAGCGGTAGAGGGCCTTACAGGCGGTGGCGCCGAACTCCGAGATCAGCCGGGTCTGCCGGGCGCCGCAGCGCGGGCACGCCGGGGCGGCGCGGGTCGGGCCGAGCGTCAGCGGGATCGGGCCGCCGGGCGTGCGGGCCGGGCCGGGCGGTGACAGGCCGGCGTCACGCAGCGCCGCGCGTCCGCGTTCGGAGATCCAGTCGCTGGACCAGGCCGGATCCAGCGCGACCCGCACCTCGACGCGCGGAAACCCGGCGTATGTCAGCCGGTGGACCAGGTCGTCGCGCATCGTCGCCATCGCGGGGCAGCCGGAGTACGTCGGGGTGATCGACGCGATCACCGTGTCACCGTCGAGCTCGACCGCGCGCAGCACCCCGAGGTCCGCGAGCGTGAGCATCGGCATCTCCGGGTCCCGCACCTCCGCCGCGATCGCGGCGGCCCGGTCGCGGTCGGACACCCTCACCACCGCCCCATCGGGTGGGCGCGCGCGACCACCTGCATCTCGGCGAGCATCCGGCTCAGCGCCTCGGTGTGCAGGCCGTCGCGGCCGGCGCGGCCCCCGACTCCGGCCAGCGCGGGCCGCTGCGGACGCTCGACCTCGCTCACCGTGAAGACGTGATCCAGGACCGCGTCGACCTCGGCGTCGAGGTCGCTGGGGTGTCCGGTGAGCAGCTCGGGGTAGAGCGGCCAGAGCGCGTCGAGCGCGGTGACCAGCCGCCGCCGGGACTCCGCGGTGCCCAGCGCGAGCGTGCGGAACCAGCGCGCCGACCAGTCGCGGTGGTAGGTCAGCTCCTTCACGCCCTTCGCGGCCACCGCCGCCAGCACCTGGTCAGGGCTGCTGCGCAGCCGGTCGAACAGCGCGAGGCGCGCGGTGGAGAACAGCAGAATGCGGACGACGACGTGTGCGAAGTCGCCGTTGGGCACCTCGGCGAGCCGCACGTTGCGAAACTGCCCGGCGTCGCGGAAGAACGCGAGCGCGTCCTCGGCCGGGACCGGCGAACCGTCGGGCAGCGCCGGGACCAGGGCGGGATCCGCCGCCGCGGCCCGAGCCAGCAGCAGCCGGGCCTGGCCGAGCAGGTCGAGCGCGGTGTTCGCCAGCGCGATGTCCTCCTCGAGCTCCGGCGCGCGGCTGCACCACTCGGCGAGCCGGTGGGAGAGCACCAGCGCGTCGTCGCCGAGCGCCAGGCAGTACGTGGCCAGCTCACCCGCGTCCACACCGTCCGGGACCGACGTGTCCACGCCGGCGAGCGGGTCCTCGAACGAGGTGCCGAACGCCCACTGGGAGGAGTCGCCCTCGTCGAGCAGCCCGTCGTACGCGTTGTCCATCGGATCCCTCCTCACATGTGCGGCACGTCCGCCGGGATCTCGTAGAACGTGGGGTGGCGGTAGACCTTGTCGCCGTTCGGGGCGAACAGCGGGTCCCTCTCGTCCGGGCTGGACGCGGTGATCGCGTCGGCGCGGACCACCCACAGGCTCACGCCCTCGTTGCGGCGGGTGTAGACGTCCCGGGCATGGCGCAGGGCCATCGTGTCGTCGGGCGCGTGCAGCGAGCCGACGTGGACGTGGTTGAGGCCGCGCTTGCCGCGGACGAACACCTCGTAGAGCGGCCAGTCCCGGCGGTCCGTGCTCATCGCCCCGCCCCCGGCCCGGCTGTGGCTGCCCCCGGCCCGGCTGTGGCTGCCCCCGGCCCGGCTGTGGCTGCCCCCGGCCCGGCTGTGGCTGCCCCCGGCCCGGCGGCGGCCTCCGGCCCGGCTGTGGCAGTGGCCGGGCGCGCCGCGAACGCGGTCGCGGCCTCGCGGACCCACTCGCCCTCGTCGTGGGCGGCGCGGCGGTGGGCCAGCCGCTGGGCGTTGCACGGGCCGTTGCCGCGAACCACCGCGGCGAACTCGTCCCAGTCCGGCTGCCCGAAGTCGTAGTGCCCGCGGTCGGCGTTCCAGCCCAGTCCCGGGTCGGGCAGCGTGACGCCGAGCGCGTCGGCCTGCGGCACGGTCATGTCGACGAACTTCTGCCGCAGCTCGTCGTTGGTGTTGCGCTTGATGCCCCAGGCCATCGACCGCTCGGTGTTCGGGGAGTCGGCGTCCGGCGGCCCGAACATCATCAGCGACGGCCACCAGAACCGGTCGACGGACTCCTGCACCATCGCCCGCTGCGCGTCGGTGCCGCGCACCATCGTCATCAGCAGCTCGTAACCCTGCCGCTGGTGGAACGACTCCTCCTTGCAGATCCGGATCATCGCCCGCCCGTACGGCCCGTACGAGGTGCGGCACAGCGGGACCTGGTTGCAGATCGCGGCGCCGTCGACCAGCCAGCCGATCGTCCCGACGTCCGCGTAGGACAGCGTCGGGTAGTTGAAGATCGACGAGTACTTCTGCTTGCCGGTCAGGAGCGCCTCGACCAGCTCCTCGCGGGACACTCCGAGCGTCTCGCACGCCGCGTAGAGGTACAGGCCGTGCCCGGCCTCGTCCTGCACCTTCGCGAGCAGGATCGCTTTGCGCCGCAGCGACGGCGCCCGGCCGATCCAGTTGCCCTCCGGCTGCATGCCGATGATCTCGGAGTGCGCGTGCTGGGCGATCTGCCGCACCAGCGTCTTGCGGTAGGCGTCGGGCATCCAGTCGCGCGGTTCGATCCGGTCGTGGTGCGCGATCACCGCGTCGAAGGTGTGTTGGAGCTCCTCGACGGTCGTCGTCATGGCTCCTCCGAGAAGGCTGCGGGAGCATTTACTTAACGATCGGTCTGTAATACCGTGGCACGCGCCTGCCACCCTGCGCAACCGGCGATCGAGGAGGCACCGTGGCCACGTTGCTCGAGAGTTACGCAGCCGGACGTTGGATCCGCGCCGAGGACGAGGGCGAACCGCTGCTCGACGCGGCCACCGGTGAGGAGGTCGCCCGCATCTCCAGCCGCGGCCTGGACGTCGCGGCGATGGTGCGCCACGCGCGCGACGTGGGCGGCCCCGCGATCCGCGCGTTGACGTTCCACCAGCGGGCGGCGCTGCTCAAGGCCGTCGCCAAGCACCTGACCGGCGTGAAAGACGAGCTCACGACACTATCGGCGCACACAGGCGCCACCGCCAGGGACACCGCGGTGGACGTCGACGGCGGCATCGGGACGCTGTTCAGCTACGCCAGCCGCGGCACCCGCGAACTGCCCAACGACACGATCGTCCTGGACGGCGGCGTCGAACAGCTCGGCAAGGGCGGGACGTTCGTCGGCCGGCACGTCTACACCTCGCGGCCGGGCGTCGCCGTCCAGATCAACGCGTTCAACTTCCCGGTCTGGGGAATGCTGGAGAAGCTCGCCCCGGCGTTCCTCGCCGGGCTGCCCACGATCGTCAAACCCGCCAGCCAGACCGCGTACCTCACCGAGCTGACCGTCCGGCACATCCTCGGGTCCGGGCTGCTGCCCGCCGGGGCGCTGCAGCTGATCTCCGGCAGCGCGGGGAACCTCCTGGACGAGCTGACCGTGCAGGACTCGATCGCGTTCACCGGCTCCGCGCACACCGCGGGCATCCTGCGGCGTCACCCGAACGTCGTCGACGGCGGCGTGCGACTCGGCGTCGAGGCCGACTCGCTGAACTGCTCGATCCTCGGCCCGGACGTCCGGCCGGACGACCCGGAGTTCGACCTGTTCGTCAAGGGCGTCGTCACCGAGATGACCGTCAAGGCCGGGCAGAAGTGCACGGCGATCCGCCGGGTGCTGGTTCCCTCGGGTCTGCGGGACGCGGTGATCGAGGCGCTCGGCGCGCGGCTGTCGAGGATCACGGTCGGCGACCCGCGCAACCCCGACGTCCGGATGGGCCCGCTGGCGAGCCTCGGCCAGCGCGACGAGGTACGGAAGGCCGTCGAGGCGCTGCGGGCGGGCGCCGACGTGGTGTTCGGTGACCCGGACGGCGGGACGGTTCTCGACGGGGACCCCGAGCGCGGCGCGTTCGTCACCCCGCTGGTGTTGCGCGCGGCTTCCGGCGCCCCCGAGCCGCACGACATCGAACCGTTCGGGCCGGTCAGCACCGTGCTGGCGTACGCGGACGTGGACGAGGCGGTCACGCTGGCCGCCCGCGGCCGGGGCAGCCTCGTCGCGTCGGTGGTCACCCACGATCCGGACGTCGCCCGGTCGGTCGTGCTCGGGCTCGCGCCCTGGCACGGCCGGGTGCTGGTCCTCGACCGGGACGACGCCGCGGAGTCCACCGGGCACGGCTCACCGCTGCCGACGCTCGTCCACGGTGGCCCCGGGCGCGCCGGCGGCGGCGAGGAACTGGGCGGCATCCGCGCGGTCCTCGGCCACCTGCAACGCACCGCGGTCCAGGCGTCCCCGGACCTGCTCACCGCGATCACCGGACGCTGGACCACCGGCGCCGCGCGGCGCGAGAGTGACGTCCACCCGTTCCGGAAGAGCCTCGCCGACCTGCGGATCGGCGACGCGATCCGGTCTGCGCGGCGGACGATCAGCCTCGGCGACATCGAGCACTTCGCCGAGTTCACCGGCGACACGTTCTACGCGCACACCGACGCCGAAGCCGCGGCGCGCAACCCGCTGTTCGGCGGCATCGTCGCCCACGGCTACCTGGTCGTGTCGCTGGCCGCCGGGTTGTTCGTCGAACCGTCGCCGGGCCCGGTCCTGGCCAACTTCGGCGTCGACAACCTGCGCTTCCTGACGCCGGTGAAAGCGGGCGACAGCATCGCGGTGACGCTCACCGTCACGCAGATCACCCCGCGCAACACCGCCGACTACGGCGAGGTCCGCTGGGACGCGCTCGTCACCAACCAGGACGACAAACCGGTGGCGACCTACGACGTCCTGACGCTGGTCGCGAAGGAGTGGCCGTGAGCGAAGTCCTGGCCGAGCGGGTGGGTGCTGCCGTCGTCGTCACGCTGAACCGCCCACGCCGACGCAACGCGCTGGACGCCGCCGCGAAGGCGCAGCTGCACACCACGCTGGCGCAGGCCGCGGCCGACGAGGGCGTCCGGGCGGTGCTGCTCACCGGCGCCGGCGACGCGTTCTGCGTCGGCCAGGACCTCGCCGAGCACGCCGAGGCCCTGCGCGCCGACCCGGCGCACGCGTTCGACACCGTCGAGCGCGACTACGCGCCGATCGTCCGGCTGCTGGCCACGATGGACAAACCGGTCGTCGCCGCGGTCAACGGGACCTGCGTGGGGGCGGGGCTGGCCCTGGCGCTCGCCTGTGACCTGCGGGTGTTCGCCGAGGACGCGGTGCTCGCAACCGCGTTCACCGCGATCGGGCTGACCTGCGACTCCGGACTCTCGGCGACGCTGGCCGCAGCAGTCG includes:
- the paaB gene encoding 1,2-phenylacetyl-CoA epoxidase subunit PaaB, whose protein sequence is MSTDRRDWPLYEVFVRGKRGLNHVHVGSLHAPDDTMALRHARDVYTRRNEGVSLWVVRADAITASSPDERDPLFAPNGDKVYRHPTFYEIPADVPHM
- the paaA gene encoding 1,2-phenylacetyl-CoA epoxidase subunit PaaA, with the translated sequence MTTTVEELQHTFDAVIAHHDRIEPRDWMPDAYRKTLVRQIAQHAHSEIIGMQPEGNWIGRAPSLRRKAILLAKVQDEAGHGLYLYAACETLGVSREELVEALLTGKQKYSSIFNYPTLSYADVGTIGWLVDGAAICNQVPLCRTSYGPYGRAMIRICKEESFHQRQGYELLMTMVRGTDAQRAMVQESVDRFWWPSLMMFGPPDADSPNTERSMAWGIKRNTNDELRQKFVDMTVPQADALGVTLPDPGLGWNADRGHYDFGQPDWDEFAAVVRGNGPCNAQRLAHRRAAHDEGEWVREAATAFAARPATATAGPEAAAGPGAATAGPGAATAGPGAATAGPGAATAGPGAGR
- the paaZ gene encoding phenylacetic acid degradation bifunctional protein PaaZ; this encodes MATLLESYAAGRWIRAEDEGEPLLDAATGEEVARISSRGLDVAAMVRHARDVGGPAIRALTFHQRAALLKAVAKHLTGVKDELTTLSAHTGATARDTAVDVDGGIGTLFSYASRGTRELPNDTIVLDGGVEQLGKGGTFVGRHVYTSRPGVAVQINAFNFPVWGMLEKLAPAFLAGLPTIVKPASQTAYLTELTVRHILGSGLLPAGALQLISGSAGNLLDELTVQDSIAFTGSAHTAGILRRHPNVVDGGVRLGVEADSLNCSILGPDVRPDDPEFDLFVKGVVTEMTVKAGQKCTAIRRVLVPSGLRDAVIEALGARLSRITVGDPRNPDVRMGPLASLGQRDEVRKAVEALRAGADVVFGDPDGGTVLDGDPERGAFVTPLVLRAASGAPEPHDIEPFGPVSTVLAYADVDEAVTLAARGRGSLVASVVTHDPDVARSVVLGLAPWHGRVLVLDRDDAAESTGHGSPLPTLVHGGPGRAGGGEELGGIRAVLGHLQRTAVQASPDLLTAITGRWTTGAARRESDVHPFRKSLADLRIGDAIRSARRTISLGDIEHFAEFTGDTFYAHTDAEAAARNPLFGGIVAHGYLVVSLAAGLFVEPSPGPVLANFGVDNLRFLTPVKAGDSIAVTLTVTQITPRNTADYGEVRWDALVTNQDDKPVATYDVLTLVAKEWP
- a CDS encoding enoyl-CoA hydratase/isomerase family protein, with translation MSEVLAERVGAAVVVTLNRPRRRNALDAAAKAQLHTTLAQAAADEGVRAVLLTGAGDAFCVGQDLAEHAEALRADPAHAFDTVERDYAPIVRLLATMDKPVVAAVNGTCVGAGLALALACDLRVFAEDAVLATAFTAIGLTCDSGLSATLAAAVGVSRARELVLRGTSFTPADALTWGVSGTVVARADVDAAGRALVAELAGGPTAAYAATKRLFAGALDAALAAESREQAALGLTADHAGAVEAFLSKQKPTFSGR